AGATTCCCGGTTGGGGGATGATGACGGTGGAGAAGGATTCGATCGACATCGCACCGCCCGGTGGTCCGCCGCAGACGGGCGCGAACCTGGGTTCACGAAGGGAAATCCTGGCGCTGTTTGACAGGAACGTGGCGGCGGCCCGCTCCGCCGTGGCCGGCGCTAGCGACGAGCATCTGATGAAGCCGTGGTCGCTGTTGTCGGGAGGAAAGACAGTCTTGTCCATGCCGCGCGTCGCGGTGTGGCGCAGCTTCGTGATGAACCACCTTATCCACCACCGCGCGCAACTGGGGGTTTACCTGCGGTTAAACGATGTAGCGGTGCCTTCTACGTACGGACCTTCGGCAGACGAGGGCGGGATGTAGGGGCAGCTGACCCTGTCCTACTGGATTCTTTGTAGGCGGGCGATCAGTTTCTGGGCCAGGTTTTCCTCGGACTCCGACCACAGCAGGCGCCCGCTGATGCCGCACTGCTTTTCCACCGCAGAGGTGAAGCTCACCAAGGTTTGCACGTTGACGCGAACCTTCTCTTCTGCGTCCGGGGTCAAGTCCAGTTCCTCATACAGGAAGGGTGTGTCCAGCCCGAAATCCACCTGAATATGGCCGGCTTCCTGGTAGAAACCGTCTTCAAAACCAGTGCCATGGACTACGAAGCGAACGGTACTCGGCTGGCGCCTCCAGGTCTCATCATTCTCCTCAGGAACCCACAAGTCCCAGCAGGCCTCGAACTCGTAGGCATTGTCGTCGTGCAGGAATTCCGAGGCGAGAGCGATGGCGACGTCCGGATCGGCTCCATTGGGAAAAGTTTCCTGGGTGATCAAAGGCTCGCTCAGGTCCACTGCCCGCACGGCGACGCAGCGGATGCCCGGCTTGGCGGCGGAATAGGGGAAGCTCTGCAGCACGGAGAGAGTCCGGGGCATCATCTCGTCTTCCGTGAAGCTGGGAAACCACAGATTGAGATAGAAACGATCCGCCATGGCGGTATGTCGCTCCCAATGAAGCGGCCTTCCGGGGTGCCGGCGGCATTGTAACCCTTGGTGCGGACGCCGCAGCGCGCCGTTGTCAGGAACCAGGAGACTGTATTATTTTGCCACCATGGGGTGTCAGGTGCGGCGGCAGGGCACCGTGGTCCTGGTGGATGTCCAAGGAAAACTGTCGCTGGGAGAAGGCGTAGATCAGTTCCGTGCCGCCATCACGCAAGCGCTGGCCGACGGCGCCAAAGAGGTGATCGTCAACCTCGCCCAAGTGCCACGGCTGGATTCCTCCGGTATCGGAGGACTCATCCGCAGCCATTCCCTGATCAAGCAGCAAGGAGGCCGCATGGCGCTGGTGAATCCCACGGAAGCCGTGCGCCAGGCGCTGAAAATCACGCTGCTGGATCGGGTGATCGCCTGCTACGACTCAGAGAGCGACGCTTTGGCAGCGTTCGCGACCGGCTAGCCCTTCTTCGCCTCCAGCGGCGCCAGAAAGGCTTCTGCGGAGAGTCCGAGCGCCGATTTCTTCGCCTTCTCCACGATTCGCTTGCGCTCGGCTTCGGAAGCAGCCGCGACATACTGACGACGGAGCCGGGCGATCTTTTCCTTGCGGGCGCGACGGCGCCGGATCTCCGGCCTGCGGGAAGGAGTGGTCATCGCTCAAGCCCTGCCCTAGCGTGGTCGTGCACACTATTTTGCCGAAGATGCAGGGCGTATGCAAAGCCAGCAGGCTTGGCTGCCTGGTTTGCAGACCGCCTCCGAGCCGGTCAATCGTCGCCGACTTGTCCGGAAAGGTAATCCTCCATGTAGACCTGCAATCCGAAGGCATAGCCCTCTTGCAGCGCTTGCTGCAAGGTTTCGGACTGTTGGTCCACGACCCGCCCGTTCGCCCGGACGGTCCAGCTCAATCGGTCGCCTACCTTGGGTTCTTCGGCGGTGAGATCGATGTAGCCGTCGACGCGCTGAGGAACATCGATGGTCCATGAATGGCGGCCCGCCGGGATTTTCTCCCAGGCTTCGAGCGACTTGCCGTCCTGCTTGTCGCGTTCACCGAAAGTGACACTCATCCTGGCCGGACAGGTGGTCTCGACGTCGATGCTCAATTGTCCGCCGCCGGCCCATACCTTGGCGGGGATCTTGTCCATCGATTCGCCCGAACTTCCGCCGCGGAAGCTCCAGTAGGCCAGAACCGCCGCCATGCCCAGAATCGATACCACCCCACGCTTCAGCAGATGACCCATGGGCCGCCTCCTCACCAGTCAACTGGATGAAAGGATTATTAGCAATAGTTCTTTCGAATCACAAGTGTCATTGTAGTAATACAATCTATAACTAGGCAGAGGTGCCTAAAATCAGTTATTACAAAGCCATGCAAGATCGTCTGGATCGAAAGGCAGTGCGTTTGCTGATGCGTCAGGGCCGCGCGAGCTGGGCCCAGGTAGCCGAACATCTGGGGCTCTCGGCGCCGGCAGCAGCCGAGCGAGTGCGCCGCCTGGAGAAGCAAGGCGTCATTCGGGGATATGCGGCCCTCATCCGGCCGGAGTCGGTGGGGTTGCTGTTGAACGCGTTCGTAATGGTCACGCTGGAGCGACCACAGCATCGAGCGCGCTTCCTCCGCTATATCGAGCGGCTGCCCGAGGTGTCGGAGTGTCATCACATTGCGGGGGAAGACGACTACCTGCTGAAAGTCCGTTGCCGCAATCCTGCGCACTTGGACGAGGTCATCAACCAAAAGATCAAAGGCGTGCCTGGAGTCACGCGGACTCGCACCACGATTGTGTTGCGCACGATGAAGGAGTCGGTGGAAGTCCCCCTGCCGGAGTGAGCCCACTTCCAAGGAAAGAACTCAATCAAGCCACCAGCTTCTAGGCGGGACTTAACAACATGGGTGCGGCCAACTTGCCGGCGTAGTGAGGACGGTAGCGCTCGACGTTGTAGAGTGTGCCGACGTCCACCTGACGCGGACCCAGCTGGGGATCGGGGAGCGGCGCGTGGGTGTAGCGGCCTTCCTGGATGGCGACCATCCTGCCCGTGAGTCCGTCGGAGACCAGGTCCAGCGCGAGGTTGGCGAAGGTGGTGGCCACCAACTGGTCGATGGAGTCAGGATCTCCACTGCGCAGGTCGTAGGTCAGGTCGCTGTTCATGGTCTCTTC
The nucleotide sequence above comes from Terriglobales bacterium. Encoded proteins:
- a CDS encoding DinB family protein, yielding MAINQALLPEFEHEMATTRKALERVPEDRFDWKPHPKSMTLGRLASHVAEIPGWGMMTVEKDSIDIAPPGGPPQTGANLGSRREILALFDRNVAAARSAVAGASDEHLMKPWSLLSGGKTVLSMPRVAVWRSFVMNHLIHHRAQLGVYLRLNDVAVPSTYGPSADEGGM
- a CDS encoding DUF6800 family protein — its product is MTTPSRRPEIRRRRARKEKIARLRRQYVAAASEAERKRIVEKAKKSALGLSAEAFLAPLEAKKG
- a CDS encoding Lrp/AsnC family transcriptional regulator codes for the protein MQDRLDRKAVRLLMRQGRASWAQVAEHLGLSAPAAAERVRRLEKQGVIRGYAALIRPESVGLLLNAFVMVTLERPQHRARFLRYIERLPEVSECHHIAGEDDYLLKVRCRNPAHLDEVINQKIKGVPGVTRTRTTIVLRTMKESVEVPLPE
- a CDS encoding STAS domain-containing protein encodes the protein MGCQVRRQGTVVLVDVQGKLSLGEGVDQFRAAITQALADGAKEVIVNLAQVPRLDSSGIGGLIRSHSLIKQQGGRMALVNPTEAVRQALKITLLDRVIACYDSESDALAAFATG